The DNA sequence TACGTCACCACGTTCTGGTCCGCCTCCAGCCCGGCCAGCTGGTCGCGCAGCGCCGACAGGTTGGCGTGCATGCGCTCCTGGTAGGCGTCCGCGTTTTCGCCCCGGGCCCTCTCTTCCCCCGCATACTGCACGTGGAGCTTGCTCCATCCCGCGTTGTGCGTCGCCTTCGCCATATCCTCAAGCAGCCGCTGCTGGATCTTCACGACAAACGGGATCGATCGCAGCATCGACCGCCCATACGGATTCGTGCCCTCCCGGTCCATCCCCACGTACACAAACCGCTCCATCGGAAGTGGGATCGCCTCGCCGCCCAACACCTGGTATGCCTGGAGCGCCCCGCCCTCCCGCTTGAATCGCACGGTCCACACGTCCACCGGCACGACATCCCAGATCGATTCCCGGTTCTGCGACAGCACGATCTCCACCGCCGCCGCGCCATACGTGAACAGCGAGGTGTAGAAGATATCCAGCAGCCCGTCCATCCCCCTATCCCCGGAATTCACCCGCCGGTTCAGCGCCGCGATCAGCCGCTCGGCCCGCGCCCGCGCAACCTCGGAGCTCGTCTCCTTGAATTCGACGTCGTAGCCCGTGTCGCACAGGCGCTTCCACGTCCACACCGCGTCGGAAATATCCGGGATTGCGTCGCGGAGGAAACGGTACACGCGGAGCATCTCGAAGGGCGTCTCGTTGGGCAGCCCCACAAAGTCCCCGAGAATGCCGGCCCCGCCGCCGAGATCCGCCGTCCGGCTCGCCGTCTTAAAGGTCCCCGCCGGCGGCTTCGGAGCCGGACGCACACCCCGCCTGCCTTTCTTGCCGAACCAATCCGTCCATCGCGCCATCCCTGCCCTCTCCGTGTGTCGTATTCCCCGGTGCGGCCCACATGTGCCGCTGTCTATAGGGATACGGTCTTTCCCGCGATTCCGGGTAAAGCACGGATTTACAGGTATTTACATCCAGCCAGCCGGGGCGCGCGAATCGTGAACAGCCACAAACGGGATCAGGGCGCTTCGGCGGGGGGAGGAGTTGGTGAAGCGGGGGAGGGTTGCTGAAGCCGGATAGAGACCGGGCCCACGTCCAGGAGAATGACCGCCCCCCGGGGAATGACCGCCGGTGGAACGATACGCGTGCGGCCCCAGGGCGCCGTGTCCCCGGTTTCCGGCGGAACCGACATCGCCACCAGGTAGTCCAGTGGGTCATCGTTGAAAAGCGCCAGCTGGGCGCGAACATCCCAGTCGATCCCATAGCGCGTCACGATGCCGGTGCTCCAGCGGCTCGCGCGAAGGGCGCGCCGCGCACGGTGCGCGGGGCCTATCCAGCGGCTCGAACGCGCCTGCTGCGCGGCGAACCCCGGCCCCAGCACGAGATAGCCATCCTCCCCGAACGTGACGCCATACACCGGCGCGCCCAGCGATTCCGGCCAGGATCCCGATCGCAGATCCGAAATGTCCGGGCAGAGATACACCGGGATCGATGCGCCTTCCAGCGCCGGCCGGATCGCGGCGTAGTCCACCGGCGCGCCCTCGCGGGAAAAAGGCCCGACAGCGAACACGAGGGAAGCCGCCGATATTCGGGCCGCTACCCCCTCCGCGATCGATGCGCCTTCGGGGCCAGGTTCCAGGAGCGCGGTACCCCGCACAATCGCCAGGGTGTACGACACCGGAGCCTCGGGCAAAACGTAAACCACGTTGCGGTGAAGTTCCGCACCGGACGCTGAATCGACAAGCACATCATACGCGCCCGGCGGGAGCGATTCCGGCAGCGTGGCCCGGCCCTCCAGGCCCGCGGGTGACGGATCAAGCGCGAGCGCCAGCGAATACGGCTCCCCGCCGCGCGACAGGCCGATCGCGCCTTCCTCGCGAAGCGCAATGTGGATCGTGCCGCCGGGCGACGCAACCGCGGGACGCCCCGCCACCGGCCAGAGCAGCACGCTGGAGGCGGCGGCTGTCCCGGCGACCGCCAACAGGATCGTGCCGATCACCGCGCCCCATACCCCTCTTCCCGCTAACGAGTTCTGGGCCGCCACGCGGGCGCCTCCTTTCCGCCGCCGGCGGCCGTCAGCGCGCGGCGGTCTGCATCTTCGATTTCGGCGGCGTGCAGTTCGGCCGCGCCCGATTCATCCGAAACATAGACCAGATATCGGCCATCCGGGGACCAGGCCGGTGACCAGCAAGCGAATTCCCGACCGCCCGCCACGTGGCGAACGTAGGCGGTGTCCGTGAACACCGTGTAGACGCCCCGGTTTCCGCCCCGAAACGATTCAAAGGCAAGCAGCTTCCCCTCGGGCGACCAGACCGGATTCCAATCGGCCGCGCGATGATTGGTGACATTCACAATGCCGCGCCGCCCCATCACAAAGACCTCACGGTCGCCCCCTTCGTCCGATTCAAACGCAAAGCTTTCCGTGTCGCCCGGGTCCTCAAAACGGTAGGCCCCAAAGCCGCCGCCCGGTGTCGCCACGATTTCCGCGTCCGTCCAATCCGGGGTCACCCCCCAGACCGCGGCGCCGATCTCCGCCCGCGCGGGGTCCGCCAGCGGCATAATCGGAAGCACCTCACTGTGCGTAACGAGCACGATCCGCGTGCCAAGCCAGGGCCCGCGCCCCGGCATGCCCGGCAGGGCCTGAACCGCGATCAGGGCTTCGGGCAGCGTCTGCGCGCCGAGCTCCTCCCGCGTCATACGGGCTTCGGTCAGAAGCCGCCCCATATTCACACCCGGCGCATCGAGAACCTGGTCCGGAACGAGGTGCAGTAAAAGCTTCGTATGGGGAAGCCAGCGCGGCGCCAGCAAGCCCGGCTGCGATCCGCCCCATATAGTCTCCGCGCCGCTCTCCAGGTCCGCCACCACCAGTGTGCTTGCCGCGCCACGAGCAGCCGCGCGGCAGAACACAATTCGCCGGCCATCCGTGGACCAGGCCGGCGCCGTGTCCCAGACCCCATCGCCGCCATGAAGCCGCCCGCCACGGCCATCGTGGCGAACCAGCCACGTGCCGCGCCCTCCGTCCCGGCCCGCGGTTTCAAACAGCAGCCACGCGCCATCGGGCGACCAACGCGGCGCGCCATCCTCCCGCCCCGGACCCACCTGCAGCGTCTCTCCGCGTTCCAGGTCCAGCACGAAA is a window from the Candidatus Hydrogenedentota bacterium genome containing:
- a CDS encoding PD40 domain-containing protein, coding for MGFLCLIAAMSGLLSVAGQIAYVDTGAGDGGAVFVLDLERGETLQVGPGREDGAPRWSPDGAWLLFETAGRDGGRGTWLVRHDGRGGRLHGGDGVWDTAPAWSTDGRRIVFCRAAARGAASTLVVADLESGAETIWGGSQPGLLAPRWLPHTKLLLHLVPDQVLDAPGVNMGRLLTEARMTREELGAQTLPEALIAVQALPGMPGRGPWLGTRIVLVTHSEVLPIMPLADPARAEIGAAVWGVTPDWTDAEIVATPGGGFGAYRFEDPGDTESFAFESDEGGDREVFVMGRRGIVNVTNHRAADWNPVWSPEGKLLAFESFRGGNRGVYTVFTDTAYVRHVAGGREFACWSPAWSPDGRYLVYVSDESGAAELHAAEIEDADRRALTAAGGGKEAPAWRPRTR